A window of the Lactuca sativa cultivar Salinas chromosome 7, Lsat_Salinas_v11, whole genome shotgun sequence genome harbors these coding sequences:
- the LOC111881368 gene encoding uncharacterized protein LOC111881368, with protein MELGAAATSKPPQISEMFQKFAIAFKAKTFEFFTEEEESAANSAAVSAAVSDTEDGFTLLDSTEDFITDQKVIIIKPDLNLKSQNQSVSASIIQPFNTHFGNYLISSVFAVISSFEASYLQLQTAHVPFDEEGIMINDKALVNQLQKLYDLRGLYIDSRKNPDFNLDFTTGSCLEAQVNENQNKLRALETMFNRLQSDIDGKGDKVSMLKKQLAGIEECNSKLSIKLSKNLKPPNGFLPTIRVFDSMLRDACRSSHQFTKLLIQLMKKAGWDLDLAANYVHPDVTYARKGHNRYAFLSYVSLGMFQGFDSENFGVIGSESSDNSMELFDHVSVNPLETLNKNPSFPFSKYCERKYEELVHPTMESSIFKNFDIKKEVLDSWKSLSVFYEAFVNMSSSMWLLHKLARSFTPPVEIFQVEKGVDFSMVYMEDVTKKDKYHHDKGLSKVGFTVVPGFKIGRTVVQSQVYLSGSKHTK; from the coding sequence ATGGAATTGGGAGCGGCAGCTACTTCAAAACCCCCTCAAATCTCAGAAATGTTTCAAAAGTTTGCAATTGCATTCAAAGCGAAAACCTTCGAATTCTTCACCGAAGAAGAAGAATCCGCCGCCAACTCCGCCGCTGTATCAGCTGCCGTCTCCGATACTGAAGATGGGTTCACTCTTCTTGACTCCACCGAAGACTTCATCACCGATCAGAAAGTCATCATCATCAAACCTGATTTGAATttgaaaagtcaaaatcaaagtgtttctGCTTCTATCATACAACCCTTCAATACCCACTTTGGTAACTATCTAATTTCATCTGTTTTCGCTGTGATTTCATCTTTCGAAGCTTCGTATCTTCAATTACAAACAGCCCATGTGCCGTTTGATGAAGAAGGGATTATGATTAATGATAAAGCTTTAGTGAATCAACTTCAGAAATTATACGATTTGAGGGGATTGTATATAGATTCTCGAAAGAATCCGGATTTTAATCTTGATTTCACAACTGGGTCTTGTTTGGAAGCTCAGGTTAACGAGAATCAGAACAAATTAAGAGCTTTAGAAACCATGTTTAATAGATTGCAGTCAGATATCGACGGGAAAGGCGACAAGGTTTCGATGTTAAAGAAGCAATTGGCGGGCATCGAGGAGTGTAATTCCAAACTATCAATCAAATTGTCGAAAAACTTAAAACCCCCAAATGGGTTTTTGCCAACAATTAGGGTTTTCGATTCAATGTTACGTGACGCCTGTCGATCTTCACATCAGTTCACAAAACTTTTGATCCAGTTGATGAAAAAAGCAGGGTGGGATTTAGATTTAGCAGCTAATTACGTTCATCCTGACGTTACGTACGCAAGAAAGGGGCATAACCGTTACGCCTTTCTATCATATGTCTCTTTGGGTATGTTTCAAGGTTTTGATTCCGAAAATTTTGGTGTGATCGGAAGTGAATCTTCTGATAACTCAATGGAACTATTTGATCACGTATCAGTTAACCCATTAGAGACATTAAACAAGAACCCTAGTTTCCCTTTCTCAAAATACTGTGAAAGAAAGTACGAAGAACTTGTGCATCCAACAATGGAGTCTTCAATATTCAAGAATTTTGACATAAAGAAGGAGGTTTTGGATTCATGGAAGTCTTTAAGCGTATTCTATGAAGCATTTGTTAATATGTCTAGCTCAATGTGGTTACTTCATAAACTGGCACGATCATTTACTCCACCTGTTGAGATCTTTCAAGTGGAAAAAGGGGTTGACTTTTCAATGGTTTACATGGAAGATGTAACAAAAAAAGATAAATATCATCATGACAAGGGTTTATCAAAGGTGGGGTTTACAGTTGTACCTGGATTCAAAATTGGAAGAACAGTTGTTCAATCTCAAGTTTATTTAAGTGGATCAAAGCATACAAAATAA